aaaaaaatggtgttttacAGTCTATTCTACAGCATAACGTGAATTCGGTGGCCCAGACTCGTGAGTACTAGAGACCCTAACAACAGCCGGACGGGAAACCAGAGCGCCCGGCCTGAAGCTCGCTCTCTCGACAGCGGGTGTTGGGGTGGGCGCTGAGGGGGACCGAGGCGGGCTGTCCTGCCGGCCTGCCCCATCTCGCCCCCGGCGGGCCCGTGAGGACCAGGCCGCCTCACGGCAGcctcccccgccgcccggcGGTCCGGCGGCGAGGCCCAGGGGCCGTCCGGTCGGTCGCTGTCCCCGCCGAAGGGCTGGGCACGGCCGTCCGCGGTCCCGCCCGCCCGGCGGGGCGGTGGTGGCTCCCGCCGTGCCTCCCGGCGCATAaaggcgggcggcgggggccggccGGGGGTGTGGTGGGGTGGCAGCCGGCGATGGAGCAGCCGGTGCAGACGGAGATGTGGAAGGCGCggagcctggaggagctggtgcGCATCCTGCACCGGCTTTTCGCCGAGGACAAAGTCAGCGTGGAGGAGGTGCAGGCGCTGATGGAGTCGTACGAGAGCAACCCCGACGAGTGGCTGCAGTACGCCAAGTTCGACCAGTACCGGTACGGAGCCCCTCCGCCGTCCGGACACGGGCACGGGGCAGCCGAGGggggcggcccccggccccATGAGGAGGTGGCGGTCAGGGGGAGGCGGccccgagccgagccggggCCCCGGGAGCCCAGGCGGGGGCTTGGCGGCGCTTCCCCGCCGAGGCTCCGGGGCGCTCCTGCTGCGCCCCCGGCGCGGAGCCCCGGTGTGAACGCAGGCACCTCCGGGGCAGGAGCGGCCTCTTCCGACCCCGCTATCCTGCGAGCATCATCATCCTTCTGCACCGACTCTCCTGGTCGCCCTTCGCTGGGTTTTCTCCGTTGGGATCCGATGGCGAAATTGTGGCAGGGAGTAGGAAACTAggtggggggcggggggggaggggagggaatgTGTGGTAACATTGGAGGTATGCACGGCAGCCTTGGTGTTGGCCAGCCAGACCTGCTGTGCTGAAATAACAGCGTTTGAGAAGTTGGGTCAAGTGCCAGCATTGATTGCCTATGTTCTGACAGCATGCAAGAAATACATCTGCAGACAGGCTGTGGATGCAGTAAGAGGCAGCATATAGGTACAAGCCAACTTTGCTGCAAGCATCCTATCGATTACAGTCTTATGAggaaactaattaaaaaaaaaaaaatcagttggcATCAGTGCATTTTCTATGTGCCTGTTCTTGCATCTTTTAGGCAAGAACGAGGTGTCCTGCATGGGCTTAAATATTTGACTTGCTTGGCAAAGTAAGCAGTAATAATCGTGACTGAAgctaaagcaaaagcaagaggTCCCGATGGGTTATTTGCACCATAGCAGCCAGAAGCCCAAGCCCCAGTGCGGTAGGtagtgctaggttaaaggttgatcttagaggtcttttccaaccaaaaTGACTCTGTGATTCATTGTGATTAGAGCCCCAGCatggagagcaatgcttacagcAAAAGCCCAGGCCTCAACAAGAGGCAAGCGACAGCTCGGGAGAGGTTTTTAGGGGGCACAAGGACCCAAACCTCAGAGGTGGCTGctaacacaaaatgttttcaagccACAGGAGCAAATCACAGCCTAGACTACAGGTCAATTAAAAAGCCTCTAGCTTAAACTTTTTAAGAAAACCTCCTATGATACACTTTGTTTAGAAGCGGATGCTGGCAGAAATTTCACCACAGGTATTTTATCCACACAAGAAGGCTACAGTACAAGATGTAGAACTTTCAGGGAAAGAGTAGGAGTACCATGTATGGAAAGCctgacatattttcttttttgacctAGTACAAATGAGTGCTGTGTAACACAAAGAGAGCCAGGAATatccaaccaaaaaaaaaaaaaaaaaaaaaaaaaaaaaaaaaaaaggggtttaaaaatttaaaaatttttttttttttttttttttttttttttttNNNNNNNNNNNNNNNNNNNNNNNNNNNNNNNNNNNNNNNNNNNNNNNNNNNNNNNNNNNNNNNNNNNNNNNNNNNNNNNNNNNNNNNNNNNNNNNNNNNNtttatttttttttttttttttttttttcattgcagttCTCTGTTTCTAATTATAAGCCAGCTGTTGGAGTGACTTCATTCAATAACTATTTTGATTTGATCCTGTCTACCACTCTAAGCTTGGACTCGCAGTTCCAAAACTCTGATCATTTATGTAATTCAATCGCAATAAGACTGTCAAATATTAACTATGTccaacttttttcttcccagaaaaagTACTTTCATAACAACAGCTTAAAAGTCCAATTTCACTTTTTCCAAGGAAAACTTGGCTTTCAAGagaacaggggagaaaaaaagatgtttatatATCACAACCTTCCTTCACAGCAACGTTTATAGAGTTTTGTCTTTTATAGGCATATCAGTACagtaaaaagcaaacactttttatttcaggtatACAAGAAATCTTGTGGacaatggaaatggaaagtTCAACTTGATGATCTTGTGCTGGGGTGAAGGGCATGGCAGGTTCGTATCCAAAGATTATGGTTTTAGCAAACAGATACAAAGCTACCATATCTTTCACTGTCAtgtaagaagaggaaaaataaacagctctACCTGAGCTATTAGAAAATGTCTGGAAACTAAGCAGTGCAGAACTCCTAGTTGTTCCTTTCGCATAGCAGACCTAAAtacttggtttatttttttggcagtgtTGTCTCTCAGGGTCATTTTTAGAGCACTTAAAAAATACTCTGGCCAAATCGTGCGCTCCTTCTGTCGGAGGAAATTTTTAATCCCAAAGACAAAGTGGGTCCTCAGGGCAGGGCAGGTTGGTCAGACCCTGCTGGTTCTCAGAGTTCCTCACTTTGTTGTGGAAACAGGACTTGGTCCAgtttaaacagttttcattctCTCATGTTTAAATCCAGCCTCTCTGATGTGACAATAAAACTAGGTTGGGGTTAGAACCGTGGTTCTAGTTCAGGAATCCCACCTCCTCCTTCAAACTGGACCATGCTGCTGGTGTGTCCTCCAGAGCTGTGCGTGCAGACCATACACTGGACACCATACCCTGGACTGTGTAGTCCTACAAACGTGAGGGCAGGATCTTTCTTGGAGTCTTTCACAAGATGTTGGCTAAAGCACAATATGGAATAACAAAACTTGCAGGTTTTGTCTGATTGTCCTTGGATATAATAAGAAACCCTAAAGAGCTGCTAgggtgtttttattatttgttttaattgagaATGCATACTGAACATTTACGGTGTTCTCTAGGGAATGCCATGAAGTTATACCCAGAGAGATGTAGGAACAAAGCCTACCACCTCTTTTCCTTCCGGGCTATTCCCACAAAGACTGTAATTTATGTCAAACCATGTTTGAGTTGGATGAGTATTTGCTAGGGCCAGATTGAGACCACAAGCTGTTTTTTGCTTCCTACATGGGTAGGATCAGATTGTTCTCATGGCCTGCAGAAGGATCATGACAACGTGGCATTTGTGAACTGTTCTATGCCTGAAGCAAGCTCTGCTCTCTTGGCATCTTTTTTTACAGGGAAACTCTGACatttgtttaatgaaaacagtaatGTACAAGTACCAAGTCTTTGATTGAAACTTGTTAGCACTGTACCAAAGGGAGGGCCAAATTCCCCTTTCCTCCAAAACCCCAATGAGTATGGAACTCTCCCTTTGTCTTAATCCTATTGACTGCTCTAACAGTTAgtcttctatttaaaaaatataaaaataaagccaaaaccTAACGGTGTATTTACCCAATAAGTGTAGCAATTTCTCTAAATGTAGCAATTAAAGCATAACTCTGAGCAAggaaacagatgaaagaaacatACAGAAAGAAACATACAGATCATGATAGATCCTGCTGTTTGTTCATGTTTTGCCACTGCAGTGAAATTGTATTTATAGATGATTGTACTTAGAGTCAGAGGTACAGCTTTTTCTGTATCCAGCAAGTGCCTATGTATCCCACCAGTAAAGAGTCCATATAAATTAATTGGAAGTAATTGATTTCTCTTATGTTTTGTGGGAGAATATGGTGACTCTGGAAATACCAGGTATATTTGCAAGATTATACTGGCCTCTGCCTGTGGTCACTGAGCACAGAGAGCATCATTTTGTTTCTTGGCCCACAAGAATTAGTGttctgaagagtttttttctgtcctcctccaggctttctttgcatttttatctggTAAGGTCCAAAGTTGATCAAAGTCTGACTTTTCCCAAAGCTCTGCTGTATGTAAGCTTATCCTGATATATTTCTAATGTAGCATTTTAAAGTAGGCCTATTGTAGTCACTCTgactgctttgttgtttttttcataagaCTTTTGTGCATGATCCATGTGCCATAGCTTATCATTCTAGGGCTACACCCAGATACTCTATGCTATGCCATCTGTTCTGTTTGCTGTACTTAAATTAAATATGCATATCATACTGAGTTTGGTTATTCTTTTCACATATATAGCAGCATCCATGATCACACTGATTCACACTGCTTTATGAAGATCCTCCAGGGAAATCTGAAGGAGACTCTGTTTGAATGGCCTGAGAAAAAAGGGAATGGTGAAATGACTAAGAAATCAGAGCGAGTTTTGAGAGAAAATCAATGTGCTTATATTAATGGTAAGCTCTTCTAATTGTTTGACAGCTACCCATCCTTGTGTCTTACTCCTAAGAAAAGTGTTTGTATGCTCTCCAGATAATGTCCTACCTTTAACAGTATCTTACTAATGGTGTTTTGTACTGTTGTTGAAGAATGGGGCTCTTTAGATTCTGCACAAACCCCACATTTATgttcagtaaaacaaacaacaagaaagtCCATTAACTCACTCATGAGACATTGCAACAATTGCTCAATACTTAAACATTCCATATAGCTCCTTTACACCAACCAGCCTTCAGCACTGTGCTGtaaataactatttaaaattGCTAGTAAACTTATAGCTTAAATAGTATTTAGTGAGAAATAAGGGAATCAatcttttaatagttttattgtggctttttttttttttttcccaaaaatcaTCCTTTTGGACAGTTGTGGAaatcctagggaaaaaaaaatacaattagcTGTCCATGGAATAAACAGAACAAGCAAGCCCTGATGCTCTGTGTTAGTTTTGTCCAAATCAACAGCAGACTATAGTGTTGAAGTGCAGTGTCAGCAAAAAATGAATAAGCTTGAGCATTTCAATCTACAAAGCAAATGCTTCATACCACAGATGCTGAGAGACAGCTAAGTCTCTACCAGGAAGGTTGCCTAGGTACCTAGAGCTGTCCCATTATGCATATTCTTAGTTATCACCATGTTGTGCTcttctggaggccatctggaAGTTGACAGCTGGGCATAACATTCTGATCCCATGCAAGACATTATATATCATGTTGAAGAGTAATGAGTACTGCAGAACAATGGCAAAGTGCTGAAGAAAGGGACCATCTGCCTTTTACATGATGacttaaaaaatgaagcacataTGTTGTGGGGCTGAGCCCTCTAACTCCCCAAGTGAGCTTCATGTTGGGTAACGGATTAAGCCAGGGTGATGGTGTGGAGGAAGCCTGAGCAGTAGCCTGTAGCCCTTTGTCAAAGATATACCACattaactgaaaaagaaaaatgggacaGGAAATGCAAAAAGGAGCTTGTCATGTCTGCTGATAGAAGTGGTACTCCCACACCTGGGCCAGGGGTTCTCACAATCATTTAGGCTTTCCTCGCTGTGTGGTTCTTTCCCATGCAAGCAATTATAGCCTATGTCCATCTTATCCAAACTTTCTCagtttcttaaaacaaatttacTGTCTAATTCTCTGAGGCAGTTTGGATCTCTGCCATGTTTCCTAACTGATAggtgggtttaaaaaaaaatacaatggtaaaacaagtagaagaaaaatactgatggTATCTTAATTGCCTTAACTACTTCAACAGTGACCTTTATGTTTCTGTCTTATTCTTCTTGGTTACTGTTGTACTTTACTTTTAAGGTTAAAGCCCACTCAGCTGAGTTTATTTGGGTCTCCCATTGCATGAGCATAGAATTAGGACTTCCTTCTACCACATCCTCTATTTAGATAAACTATGTTAATGACACTTGGGGCTTACACTTGAAATGTATCAGAGTTTAGAGTGTGCTTATGATTCTCAGAGTATCATGCCTACATTGCACAATATGAGTCTAGGTATTATATAACTTAATAGTGCAAGTACAAAGGCCTGGGCTGTTTTTACAGCAGGGTCATAAATTTAAATTCAAGGTCTCTTCTAAGTAACTCAAAAACTCTAGTGTAGAAAGGAAATGGTTTGTTGCATGGATGTGATTCTTCATACCTTACATTTTCACCTAACAGCTTGATTTGTACTCCAATGTCCCAGCAAACACCATTCCTTCATTGGTAGCCACACAATAGacagtgctgtattttattACAAGTTCAATTATGCTTGCTAGTCAGCTAAAGTTGGAAGTTTGCCAGTCACTAGTAATTCGTCACCTTAGTCAAAAGATCAGACAAATGAGAAGACTGTTCTTTTCTAAACTAATACATTGGAAAGATTAATTAGTGAACAGATGTGCCAGCAACAGAAGACAACTATATCTTTCCCCTTAAGTTCCATGCCCCAAATACAAGTAGCTGTCTGTCACCATGCCTGATATCCTTGttactgtatttaatttaagAATATTAAATTGTTAAATGATTATTGTTAAAATGATTAACAATACAAAACCTTCTTCCCTGTAAAAtttattgcaatattttttaGAAACTCAAATCTCCCTGCTTCTAGAGCACCTAGAACAACTTTCTCCTAAGAAAGTAAATAGCCTCAAGTTTCTTTGGAAATTATAGCTTGAAAATAACTGATAGTATGGTCTTCCTTAGGGTTCTCTGGATTTCTGTTGGTCTTTAACCTGTAGCATATAATCCAGTGCGGCAGGAGGTGCAGAAGGCCGTAAAGTAATCTGAAGTATTTAGGAACCTGTGATGGAGACCCGCATCCAAATTCCCTGTATTGAGTTATACAATGCCCATAAAAGTGCGGGTATGCCTAACTGGCTGGCTCATGAGTTTAAGTttgaatgacattttttccagGTATTTGAGATCTCATTAAATCTTCCTGTTAATGCAGCTTCTTGCTTCATGCCCTCTCTTGTGTAGACTCCATTGGCCTGCACCGTGTGGAGAACATAAGCCACACAGAGTCTGCCGTCAGCCTGCATTTGTACAGCCCGCCCTTCGACAGCTGCAACACCTTTGACCAGAGGACTGGACACAAGCACAAAGTCAAGATGACCTTCTACAGCCAGTTTGGAGAAAGGACTCTCTGTGTAAGTAGGAGATGGCACACAGTCCTCCAGCCCTTGACTCTGAACACTGCCACATGTGGGGATGGGGCCGAGAGGCTGCACTCCTGCCTCCGTTTATCAGAGCAGTGGCTCTGGGGAAGCTGCCTGCAACAGGCAGGAGTTCCTGGGGCATCCATGTCTGGCATCAACATGAAGCCCGTTTCCAAATACTACTCAATTTGTCTGTTAGCACTTCCCTGGTATGCAGTACTCTGCTTCATGAGAAAGGACAGTAATGCAGCCATGTGTTTTATAAATGGGAAAACTGAGGCTGAAGACTTACCGTGTATGATGACACTGGATttggctgctctgcttcctaTCCCCTTTTTCCTTGCCTCTGGACTCAGTCAGGTTGTGTGAGGGTTGGAATAGCTTACATCTCCTTGATCAGCAGATCAGTTCTGTGCTGAGAAATGAGAATTTGGCTGTTAGTTGAGTGTCTTCAGACAGCAAATGATGGTAAATACAACCTAGTCAATGGAAAACAGTGAAGCAGACATTGTTTTAGCCAATTTTAGTCATGTGTAACATTTCCTGCTTAAACTGTTCTGCCAAAAAGCATCAAGTTTCAagtcctttttttaaaaaaatctcataacTTACTGTgaacagaagtaatttttaataaatttaatatgattccttaaaaatgaacctttgaaatggaaagatATGCTTTTAAAGAGAGTAGGCTGGTTGTCTGTTGTCTGCATTCTTGAGCAACAGCACAAGTTTCTACTTAGGTAGAACAAAAACCTAAAAATCAGCTTTGGGGTAGGTACCAAGCTAGGATATCTGGGAGAGTATAATAGGGTTCTTTCTAGTACTCTTCCATGCATCGGGAAACTAAACTACTAATGAGGGGTGAAAAGATAAATTCTTGTTGGTCAGCCATCCAGAGTTTCAAAGACTACTTTTTCTTATGTACAGAACACTTTCACCTTTCACTGAAGCCAGAAATTCAGTACTCAAGGGTTTCATGGAAGGAGCCTTTAGTAAGATCCTGTTAAGGTTTTATATAATTGACAGGacaatgtaattatttctttgaAGCTTGTCACATTAAATGATTACCTTTCTGAACAGCTGAAACACAAACTTTAACCTTCCCAAGTTTGAAAGCTCTTTGAGAAAGTAAACTCAAATTtataattcagattttaaaggaaaatgaatgtgGAAAACTGTTTAACGAAATTCACATAAGAATGCAGTATTTGcttgcttccttttcattttaagtgcTTATTGAATATGAAAAATGCAAGATAACAAGTGAAACTAGATATTTTGACTTGGATGGTTTTTACACTCTTGATCTGTAACCAACTGGCAATGTTAGTACCTTTTGTGGGAAATTGGATCTGGCTTACAGGACAGAGGTAAATCTTAATCACTGGGTCTCTTTCATGAATTCCTGTAAATGGAATTCCAGTGAGAGGAAAAGCggtggctgggctgggccaTCCAGCTGTCTGAAATGACTTCAGGCTGCAAAAACCTTCTGGTCTGGGTGAGGGTTTCTGGAAAGCTCGCTGGAAAATCAGGCTTTCTTCTGCTTACCAGATCTCAAAAGTACATACAAAAGCAGGCAGCTATAAgttaaaaatgcacagaatgTAATGTGAAGCACATGTGCATATCTTTTACTAGTGAAAATGTCTGCCTAACCAAAGCACATTCAGTGCTTCCCATTTGCCTTatgtttttctgcaagaaaaacacTCAGATAAATCCCTAGTGGCTTCTGGCCACACTGAAGTCTTAATTAACTAGTTCTGCAgtaaatacttaaataaattAGGTAGGcctaataattaaaataataagtaGGCATGCTACCGAGGCCTTGTCCATGGAAGTGACTGTTTGCACAGTCCAGGTACAAACATAATACTGATGCAAAAGCTCACtgaggaaaagctgtttttgctATGGGTGCCACAGCACATCAGAAGTTCTTTCTACAATAGGTTATATTCGGGAAAGAGGTTtcttgctgcagcctgccttCCGCACTGGATTTGGAGTTTCAGTCAGACCAATGTGACCTCGGGGAGAAAAGGCAGCCAGAAGGAGGACGCTCTCCTCAGCTGTCTCATGGTCATGGTCAGAGCCAGTGGATGGGGAGGCAGATTTTGTCAGGTGCATAGCACCCTTTGTAAAACGTGGAGAACATCTTGCAAGCtgtactgaaaagaaatacaccAAGTCTTGTAAGGCGCTGAGCTACGGATGATAAAACCCATGCAGAGCATATGAAGCACGgtctctgcttcttttcttaaagcagcaacctttcctcttcccttgcaGGCAATGGCAGTGCCGCAGGAGAACAACTGAGAAGCACCAGCACGTTTGCACAAGACCTGCTGAATGTTGAACTGGGGACAGAAGACTTGCTTGGCTCAGGCCGGCAGCCATCTCTATTTCTATACCTTGTACATAGACCTACACTAGGGCAGCTTCCAGCAAACCCTGTTCCGAGAGTGAATGGTGATCATGGGCACTAGGCTAACTAGTGCTGTCAACTACTTCAGAGGTTAGATGCCTTTCCTTAGGCTACTGCCAAGTCAGAATTAagtggtttgttttctgattctAGCCTCCTTTTAATTTCGCTTCTAAAACCACACTGAGAATATCAGAAATAAGGTTTTTAAATATCTGACACTACTTAATAGGCCTACATGTACGTATGCTCTCAGTGTACTTAATAAACACATAAACTTCTAAGCTTCCAGTCACTTGTACCTATGGGTAGCACACTAGATACAACTAACAGCAGATTTTTGTTATTGTCTTCTGGGTTTTAATGCTCTAGGccattttgttagttttgtgcattttttactttttttttttttttttttttttacaatttcatTTGTCAGATCTTGTTTTAAATAGGAGCAGCAAAATGCTTCATGTACAATGATTTTCAAAACTGATTGGGCAGAAATTTGGGATTTTAGTAAGACTAATCAAACAGTGCATCTAATGTCCAGTTTCAAAAGTGTTCTGTATAGCTACTGAAGTCCTTTCAggtaactgaaataaaactggatTTGTGCATAAATTTCAaagttttcagcctttttttcttggtaacTAATATATTCATCACACTTTACTAATATTCACATTGGTCATGAACATCAAAGTCTTTTCCAAGCaagaagctttcagaaaaggCTTTAGAAAGTCAAAAGTATTTCAAACATTCAAAGAATCCTGATCCCAATTAAGTTACTGGGAGTTTTGCCTTTGAGTTCACTGATGCTTTGTTTTATCCTCAAGTATTAGTTAAAGGAAAACACCACctcaggggaaaagaaaaaaaaaaaaagaaaaaaaaagagaaaaaaaaaaaggttaattctaattaaatgcatgaaaataag
The genomic region above belongs to Oxyura jamaicensis isolate SHBP4307 breed ruddy duck chromosome Z, BPBGC_Ojam_1.0, whole genome shotgun sequence and contains:
- the CDO1 gene encoding cysteine dioxygenase type 1 → MEQPVQTEMWKARSLEELVRILHRLFAEDKVSVEEVQALMESYESNPDEWLQYAKFDQYRYTRNLVDNGNGKFNLMILCWGEGHGSSIHDHTDSHCFMKILQGNLKETLFEWPEKKGNGEMTKKSERVLRENQCAYINDSIGLHRVENISHTESAVSLHLYSPPFDSCNTFDQRTGHKHKVKMTFYSQFGERTLCAMAVPQENN